Proteins encoded in a region of the Clostridium beijerinckii genome:
- the recF gene encoding DNA replication/repair protein RecF (All proteins in this family for which functions are known are DNA-binding proteins that assist the filamentation of RecA onto DNA for the initiation of recombination or recombinational repair.), producing MYVKNINLLNYRNYKKLSVELTKNVNVFVGDNAQGKTNILESVYYCAFAKSHRTSKDKELINWENSTAYISLLIGKNRLDKKIDINILRDGKKAIKVNNIKVNKIGELFGIFNVVMFSPEDLKVIKEAPSLRRRLLDMELSQVNPNYYFNLVQYNKVLGERNTLLKSRSFSEDVLDVYDIQLSKYADYIISKRLEYINKINFYGDIIHKEITSGKEIINFKYNCTVNLENGEFKDNYLKKLKDNIEKDREKGLTSVGPHRDDFSVFINNIDTKVFGSQGQQRTSILTMKFASLKIIREITGEYPVLLLDDVLSELDVNRKKYILRSIKDIQTIITCAGIEDLNDYLDDKVKIFNVSNGQILNQGRNI from the coding sequence ATGTATGTTAAAAATATAAATTTGCTTAATTATAGGAATTATAAAAAATTAAGCGTAGAATTGACTAAAAATGTTAATGTGTTTGTGGGAGATAATGCTCAAGGAAAAACAAATATTTTAGAATCAGTATATTATTGTGCTTTTGCAAAATCACACAGAACATCAAAAGATAAAGAATTAATAAATTGGGAAAATAGTACAGCCTACATAAGCTTACTTATAGGGAAAAATAGATTAGATAAAAAGATTGATATAAATATACTCAGAGATGGTAAGAAAGCTATAAAAGTAAATAATATAAAAGTAAATAAGATAGGTGAACTATTTGGAATTTTTAATGTAGTAATGTTTTCTCCAGAAGATTTAAAAGTTATAAAAGAAGCACCAAGTTTAAGAAGAAGACTATTAGATATGGAATTATCTCAGGTAAATCCAAATTATTACTTCAATCTAGTACAATATAATAAAGTTCTAGGCGAAAGAAACACTTTATTAAAGAGCAGGTCATTTAGTGAAGATGTTTTAGATGTATATGATATACAATTGAGTAAATATGCTGATTATATTATTTCAAAAAGGTTAGAATATATAAATAAGATAAATTTTTACGGTGATATAATTCATAAAGAAATTACATCTGGAAAAGAAATAATAAACTTTAAATATAATTGTACTGTTAATCTAGAAAATGGAGAATTTAAAGATAATTATTTAAAAAAACTAAAAGATAATATTGAAAAAGATAGGGAAAAGGGGTTAACGTCTGTGGGACCTCATAGAGATGATTTTAGCGTATTTATAAATAATATTGATACTAAGGTTTTCGGATCTCAAGGACAACAAAGAACATCTATTTTAACTATGAAATTTGCATCTTTAAAAATCATTAGAGAGATTACAGGTGAATATCCAGTATTATTGTTAGATGATGTTTTATCGGAGCTTGATGTAAATAGGAAAAAATATATATTAAGATCAATAAAGGATATACAAACTATAATAACATGTGCTGGAATTGAGGATTTAAATGATTATTTAGATGATAAAGTCAAAATATTTAATGTATCAAACGGACAAATTTTAAATCAAGGGAGGAATATATAA
- the remB gene encoding extracellular matrix regulator RemB, which translates to MFLHLGENVVVPIKDIIGIFDLQNTMYSSDTIQFLRLAEEDGFVERITEEKPKSFIIAEVDNKSKIYLSPISSTTLTKRTDIEYSS; encoded by the coding sequence ATGTTTTTGCATTTAGGTGAAAATGTAGTAGTTCCCATTAAAGACATTATTGGAATATTCGATCTTCAAAATACGATGTATAGCTCTGATACAATACAATTTTTAAGGCTAGCAGAAGAAGACGGATTTGTAGAAAGAATAACAGAAGAAAAACCAAAGTCGTTTATAATAGCGGAAGTAGATAATAAGAGTAAAATATATTTATCACCAATATCATCAACTACATTAACAAAAAGGACAGATATAGAATATAGTTCTTAA
- the gyrB gene encoding DNA topoisomerase (ATP-hydrolyzing) subunit B — protein MEQNNKKYDENQIQVLEGLEAVRKRPGMYIGSTSSRGLHHLVYEIVDNSIDEALAGYCNKIEVYINEDNSITVNDDGRGMPVGIHPKMGKSTVEVIMTILHAGGKFGGGGYKVSGGLHGVGASVVNALSEECTVTVKRDGHIWQQKYSKGKVLNELTKVGDSDQTGTQTYFKPDAEIFDEIVFDFEVLSQRLRELAFLNKGIYIRLVDKRDEKEEVFHYEGGIKSFVSYLNRNKVPLHEEPIYIEGVKDNISVEVALQYNDGYTENIFSFANNIDTVEGGTHLVGFKTALTRVFNDYAKKFGHIKENDKNFTGDDIREGLTGVISIKIEEPQFEGQTKTKLGNSEVRGIVDSIVGENIGIFLEENPNIGKMIVDKALMAARARDAARKARELTRKSVLERSTLPGKLADCSSKDPRECEIYIVEGDSAGGSAKQGRNRKFQAILPLRGKILNVEKQRLDRILNADTIRSMITAFGAGIGNDFDVEKIRYNRIIIMTDADVDGAHIRTLLLTFFYRYMRNLIDDGHVYIAQPPLYKVSKGKKDYYAYSDPELENVLSELGGKDNSTDIQRYKGLGEMNASQLWDTTMDPEKRILLKVNIEDAMAADEIFTILMGEKVEPRKEFIQQNARNVVNLDI, from the coding sequence TTGGAACAAAATAACAAAAAATATGATGAAAATCAGATACAAGTTCTTGAAGGATTAGAAGCAGTAAGAAAAAGACCAGGAATGTATATTGGAAGCACTAGTTCAAGAGGCCTTCATCATTTAGTATATGAAATCGTAGATAATAGCATTGATGAGGCTTTAGCAGGATATTGTAATAAAATAGAAGTATACATTAATGAGGATAATTCGATTACAGTAAATGACGATGGTAGAGGGATGCCTGTAGGAATACATCCTAAGATGGGAAAATCAACTGTTGAAGTTATAATGACAATATTACACGCAGGTGGTAAATTTGGAGGAGGAGGATATAAGGTTTCAGGTGGATTACACGGAGTTGGTGCATCTGTAGTTAATGCTCTTTCGGAAGAATGTACTGTCACAGTTAAGAGAGATGGACATATATGGCAACAGAAATATAGTAAGGGAAAGGTTCTAAACGAACTTACAAAAGTAGGGGACAGTGATCAGACTGGAACACAGACATATTTTAAGCCTGATGCAGAAATATTTGATGAAATAGTGTTTGATTTTGAAGTTTTATCTCAAAGATTAAGAGAACTAGCATTCTTAAATAAAGGAATATATATAAGGTTAGTAGATAAAAGAGATGAAAAAGAAGAAGTTTTCCATTACGAGGGTGGAATTAAATCATTTGTTAGCTACTTAAATAGGAATAAAGTCCCACTTCATGAAGAACCTATATATATTGAAGGGGTGAAAGATAACATATCGGTGGAAGTAGCGCTTCAATATAATGACGGTTATACTGAAAATATATTTTCTTTTGCAAACAATATTGATACAGTTGAAGGCGGAACGCATCTAGTTGGATTTAAAACTGCACTAACTAGAGTATTTAACGATTATGCAAAAAAATTTGGGCATATAAAAGAGAATGACAAGAATTTTACTGGTGATGATATAAGGGAAGGGCTGACTGGAGTAATATCTATAAAAATTGAAGAGCCACAATTTGAGGGGCAAACAAAAACTAAGCTAGGAAATAGCGAAGTAAGAGGAATTGTAGACTCAATTGTTGGTGAAAATATAGGTATATTCCTTGAGGAAAATCCTAACATAGGTAAAATGATTGTTGATAAGGCTCTAATGGCTGCTAGAGCTAGAGATGCGGCTAGAAAAGCGAGAGAATTGACAAGAAAATCAGTCTTAGAAAGATCTACATTGCCTGGAAAGTTAGCAGATTGTTCATCTAAAGATCCAAGAGAGTGTGAAATTTATATAGTCGAAGGGGATTCGGCAGGGGGATCTGCAAAGCAGGGAAGAAATAGAAAATTCCAAGCCATTTTACCTTTAAGAGGTAAAATATTAAATGTTGAAAAACAAAGATTAGATAGAATATTAAATGCAGATACTATTAGGTCAATGATTACTGCATTTGGAGCAGGCATAGGAAATGATTTTGATGTTGAGAAGATTAGATATAATAGAATTATAATTATGACAGATGCCGATGTTGATGGCGCTCATATTAGAACATTATTACTAACATTTTTTTATAGATATATGAGGAATTTAATAGATGATGGGCATGTATACATAGCGCAACCACCATTATATAAAGTTAGTAAAGGTAAAAAAGATTATTATGCATATAGTGATCCTGAATTAGAAAATGTTTTATCTGAGCTAGGTGGAAAAGATAATTCAACTGATATTCAAAGATATAAAGGTCTTGGAGAAATGAATGCATCTCAATTGTGGGATACAACTATGGATCCAGAAAAGAGAATTTTATTAAAAGTAAATATAGAAGACGCTATGGCTGCTGATGAAATTTTCACCATATTGATGGGGGAAAAAGTTGAGCCAAGAAAAGAATTTATACAACAAAATGCTAGAAATGTTGTTAATTTAGATATTTAG